Genomic window (Flavobacteriales bacterium):
GAGACCTGGGATGCGCGCAAGCTTCATCATCACTTCGGATCACCTGCTGCATGAGAAGAACACCATCCACGAGACCTGGGTGGATGGCAAGCGCTTCATGATTGATGATGCTGCCAAGCCGAAGCTTTCGGGCACCTATGACCTCAACCTCGCTGATGTGATCCTTCACCTGGAGGTGAGCGGAGAGCCAGGCAAGCACGAGGCGCATGTGCGCAAGCCCGATGAGCCCGACAGCATGAAGGTGAAGGCGCGGCTGGAGGTCAACGGTGGTTCGGTGAGCATCAGCTGGTCGCCGAAGGGCAAGCCCGAGGAGATCACGCGTCTCAATGGCACGGTGCATGGCGGCGGCGGCGTATGGGATGGACAAGGCCAGCGCCCGGGCGGCGCATGGTTCGCTTGGAGCGCGGTGCGGAAGGCGGATCCCGCAAAAGGGAGCAAGGCGGCTAGCGGCGAACTCGCAGGTGGCAAGCGGTCCCTGAAGGACAGCCTTGAAGTGAAAGGCGCGAGGGCCGTCGGTGCGATCACGTATCCATTGGTGGGCTTTGGCTGGAAAGAAGCGCCAAGGCCGGAGACCTTCATCATCCGCAACGCGACGGTGTGGACGAACACCGCGAAGGGCATCCTGCGCAATACCGATGTGCTGATCCACGAAGGCCGGGTGATAGCGGTGGGGGAGAAGCTCGATCCGTTCGCGCTCTTCCCCGGCAAGACCAAGCCATCCGTGCAGGAGGTGGATGGCACGGGCAAGCACCTCACCTGCGGCATCGTCGATGAGCACTCGCACATCGCGATCTCGCGCGGCGTGAACGAGGGCTCGCACCACATCACCAGCGAGGTGCGCATCGGCGATGTGGTGAATCCCGATGACGTGAACATCTACCGGAACCTCGCGGGGGGCGTCACCACCATCCAGCAGCTCCACGGCAGCGCCAACGTCATCGGCGGACAGAGCGCGGTGATCAAGCTGCGCTGGGGCCACAGCGCTGACAGTCTGCTCCTGAAGGACGCGCGGCCGCGCATCAAGTTCGCGTTGGGCGAGAACGTGAAGCAGAGCAATTGGGGGCCGAGCTCGCGCTTCCCGCAAACGCGCATGGGGGTTGAGCAAGCGCTATACGATGCGTTCCACCAGGCGCGCGAGTACCGGGCTGAGCATGAACGCTGGGATGCTCTGAAGCCGAAGGAGCGATCAGGCAGGGCCGCACCGCGCCGCGAACTGCGCATGGAAGCCTTGGCCGAGATCCTGCGCGGCGAGCGCGACATCAGCTGCCACAGCTATGTGCAGAGCGAGATCGCCATGCTCATGCACGTTGCGGACAGCATGGGCTTCACCGTGAACACCTTCACGCACATCCTCGAGGGCTACAAGGTGGCGCAGGCGATGAAGGCGCACGGGGCAAGCGCCAGCACCTTCAGCGATTGGTGGGCCTACAAGCAGGAAGTGAACGACGCCATCCCCTACAATGCCGCGCTACTGCACCGCCATGGCGTGAACACGGGCATCAACAGCGACGATGCCGAGATGAGCCGACGTCTTAATCAGGAAGCCGCCAAAGCCGTGAAGTACGGCGGCGTGAGTGCGGAAGAAGCATGGAAGATGGTGACGCTGAACCCGGCGCGCATGCTGGGCCTCGACCGCCGCATCGGCAGCATTGAGCCCGGCAAGGACGCCGACATCGTGCTCTGGAGCGCCGAGCCGCTGAGCATCGATGCCCGGGCGCTCAAGACCTATGTGGACGGCGTCTGCTATTTCGATGAAGCGAAAGACCGTGAGCAGCGCGCCTGGATCGCCGCAGAGCGCGACCGCCTGGTGCGCGCCATGATGCAGGCAAAGGCTGATGGCGCGCCAACGCGCAAGGCCGGCCGCGAGCGCCCGCGTCTTTGGTGCTGCGAGGATCTGGGCGAGGATGAATACCTGATGGACGAGCATGATGGGCACTGAACGAATCACCCAGCTCTGGGCCATGCTGCTGCTCTGCGGCTTGCATGCGCATGCCCAGGTCCCCACGCCCGCGCCGCTGCAATCCAGATCGATCCTCATCACCGGCGGCACCGTGCACGTGGGTGATGGCAAGGTGATCGACGAGGGTGCCGTTGGTTTCCGAGGCGGCCGCATCGACTACGTGGGCTTCGACTATGGCGTGAAGGCGCAGTACGACACCGTGATCAACGCGAAGGGCCAACACCTCTATCCCGGCTTCATCGTGCCCGATTCGCCTCTGGGCCTGATCGAGGTGGAGCAGACGCGAGCCACCGTTGACCTGCGCGATGTTGGCCAGTACGAACCCGAGCTGCGCAGCATCAGCGCTTACAAGAGCGACTCGCGCGTAACGCCCACCATCCGTTCCAATGGAGTGCTCCTGGCGCAAGTGGCGCCGCGCGGGCTCACCATCGCGGGCACCAGCAGCGTGGTGCAGCTCGACGCTTGGGATAACGATGGGGCAACCGTGAAGGCCGATGACGGTGTTTTCATGACGTGGCCTTCAGCCTATCAGCGGCAAGGCTGGTGGGCCGAGCCGGGCGAGACCGATAGCGAGAAGAAGGACGAGCGCGTCAAGAAGCTTGAGGAGCTTCGGCAATTCTTCCGCAGAGTGAAGGCGTACGCGGCGGAGAAGTCACCCGCGATCATCGACGTGCGCATGGAAGCGATGCGAGGGCTCTTCGATGGCAGCAAGGCCCTCTTCGTCCGCGCCGACGCCGCGCGCGAGATCACCGAGGCCGTGCAATTCGCGAAGGCCGAGGGCGTGCAGCGTACCGTGATCGTGGGCGGCTACGATGCCTGGCGCGTGGCCGATCTGTTGCGCGACAACAAGGTGGATGTGGTCCTCCGCCGAACGCACAGCCTGCCCATGCGGCCCGAGGACGACGTCGACATGCCCTACAAACTGCCCGCCTTGCTGAAGGAGCGCGGCATCCGCTTCTGCCTCGGCTACACCGGCGACCACGAGCACGCCGGCGGACGCAACCTGCCTTTCACCGCTGGGACCGCACGCGCGCACGGACTCTCATCGGAGGATGCCCTTCGCGCCATCACGCTCGATGCCGCCGCCATCCTGGGCCTCGATCAGCGCTGCGGCAGCCTCGCCTTGGGCAAGGACGCCACGCTCATCGTCTCGCAGGGCGATGCCCTCGACATGCGCGGCAACGATGTGCGCTGGGCCTTCATCCAAGGCCGCCGCATCGTGCTCGATGATCACCAGAAGCAGTTGTACCGGCAGTATCAAGGAAAGCTGGAGAAGGGTCAATAACCCAACTTCTCCCGCACCCTCTTCAACACCGCGCTCGCCACGGCCCGCGCCTTGTCCGCGCCTTCCTTCAAGCGCGCGTCCAAATCGCCCTTGTCGTCCATCAAGCGGGCGTGGGTGTCGCGCTCGGTGCGGTAGCCGTCGAGAAGCGCGGCCAGCAATTCCTTCTTCGCGTGGCCGTAGCCATAGCCGCCCGCCCGGAATTTCTCCGCCATGGCCTGCACGGCATCGGCGGGTGCCACGAGCTTGAAGAGCTTGAAGACATTATTCGTTTCGGGATCCTTCGGCGCTTCGAGGGGCGCACTGTCGGTGACGATGCCCATCACATCCTGCTTCAGCTCCTTCTCCGGCGCGAAGAGGCGGATGAGGTTGTTGCGGCTCTTGCTCATCTTCTCGCCATCGGTGCCAGGCACCAGCATCACTTGCTCGTCGATGCGCGCTTCGGGCAGCACCAACGTCTCGCCCATCTGGTGATTGAAGCGCTCGGCCACATCGCGCGTGAATTCGAGGTGCTGCTTCTGGTCCTTGCCCACGGGAACCACTTCCGCGTCGTAGAGCAGGATATCGGCGGCCATGAGCATGGGGTAGGTGAAGAGCCCGCCGTTCACGTCTTCCAAGCGGTCGGCCTTGTCCTTGAAACTGTGCGCGAGGGCGAGCCGCGAGTAGGGGAAGAAGCAGCTGAGGTACCACGTGAGCTCGGTCACCTCGGGCACGTCGCTCTGGCGGTAGAACACGGTCCGCTGGGTATCCAATCCGGCGGCGAGCCAAGCGGCCGCCACGCTGTGGGTGTTGCCGCGGAGCAGGGCGGCATCCTTGATCTGCGTGAGCGCGTGCAGATCGGCGATGAAGAGGAAGCTGTCGTTGCCGGGCTTGCGGCTCTCGGCGATGGCGGGGGCGATGGCGCCGAGCACGTTGCCGAGGTGCGGCGTACCGGTGCTCTGGATGCCGGTGAGGATGCGGGGCATGGCCGGCGAAATTACCGGTGAGCGCGGCAGATACCTTCGCGGCCCTTCAGCGCCAACGTTGCGGCGGGACGAGCATGAACAAGGCCATACAAGCGGAGCGCCCCAAGGTGCGCGATGGCGATAGCCGCCGCAGTCCCTTGCCCAAGTGGCTCTTCCTGCCGTTGCGCCTGATCTACAAGGGCTGGTTCATCTTCGTGTTCTTCAGCTCGCTGGTGCTGCTCTATGTCCCGTTCCGCATCCTGCTCTATACCCCGCAGCGCTACTACAAGGCTTTCCGCCTCAAGCGCATCTGGGCCCGCTACCTGGCCTGCGCCAGCGGTGTTCCGCCCCGCATCGTGAGCAAAGCGCCCCTGCCCGAGCCACCGTACGTGATCTGCTGCAATCACAGCAGCTACATCGACATCATCCAGATGTACAATGTGATCCCGCGCTACTTCCTGTTCATCGGCAAGTACGAGCTGTTGAAGTGGCCGCTCTTCAACATGTTCTTCAAGGGCATGAACATCGCGGTGAACCGGAACGACCGGGGCGAGGCGGCGAGAGCCTTCCGCAAGGCGGCGCAAGCCATCGACCGAGGAACCAGCATCGCCATTTTCCCCGAAGGGACCATCCCGGCTTTCACTCCGCGCATGAAACCGTTCAAGGATGGCGCCTTCAAGCTGGCGATCGAGAAGCAGGTGCCCATCGTGCCAGTGACCTTCATTGACCATTGGAGGCTCTTCGGTGAGCCGATCGAGCTGCTTTCGCGCGCGCGGCCTGGCATCGCCCGGACGGTGATCCATGCCCCAATGTCAACCATTGGCCTTAGCGATCCAGACGTGCCAGCGTTGCGGAAACGCGTTTACGAGGTGATCGAGGGGCCGCTCTTGGACGACGATGCCCGGCAAGCACGAACTTCGCGGCCATGAAGATCGACGAGGCCACCCTGGACCGCATTGCCGAACTGGCACGCTTGGATTACAGCGAACCGGCCGCGCGCAGAGCCATTCTCGCCGACATGGAGAAGGTGCTCACCTTCGTGGAGAAGCTCAACGAAGTGGATACCACCGGCGTGGAGCCACTGATCTTCATGACCGATGAGGCCGATGTGCTCCGCGAGGACCTGGCCGAGACGACCATCACGAAGAAGGAAGCCTTGATGAACGCACCGGTGAAGGACAGCGATTACTTCAAGGTGCCGAGGGTGGTGGATAAGGGCTGAGGGTCCATGACGACCCGGCCGCTGCGCTGTTGACACATGAAGACCGAGCTGAGGGTTGCCGGCATGACCTGCGAAGGCTGCGCGGCGAAGGTCGCCCATCTGTTGCGGCAGCTTCCCGGAGTGGAAGAGGTGCGTGTTGATCATGCACAGGGGCTGGCCGTGATCAAGTCGAGGCGCGTTGTGTCCGAAGCAGATGCTTCCGGTGCATTGCATGGAACGAAGTACCAGGTGGTCTTGGAGGCCGGAGAAAAGGAAGCGAACGACATGGAGCCGTTCGCCCTGCGCACCTACTACCCGCTCGCCTTGGTGATCAGCTTCATCACGCTTGTTTCTGCGATCACCTCGTGGAGCCACGGAACCATCGACCCCATGCGCTTCATGGCGCACTTCATGGCGGGCTTCTTCATCGCCTTCTCATTCTTCAAGCTGCTCGATGTGCGTGGCTTCGCCGATAGCTACGCGGGCTACGACCTGCTGGCGATGAAATGGAAAGGCTATGGCCTAGTGTACCCCTTCATCGAATCGGCACTGGGCGCGGGTTATCTGCTCGTGGCCCATGCGTGGTGGCTGAATGTGGCCACCATCGGGGTCATGGGCTTCAGCCTGCTGGGCGTTTTGCGCGCGGTGCTGAACAAGCAGAGGATTCGCTGCGCGTGCTTGGGCACCGTCTTCAATCTTCCTATGAGCACGGTGACCATCGCGGAAGACGCGCTGATGATCGCGATGGCGGCGCTGATGCTCGTGCTCGGCGCATGATGCGCGTCAAGCCTCAGCGGCGACCTTCTCCTTGTGCGTGATCAACGGCGCCGCGCTGTTCTTCTTTGGCAATCCATCGCTCCAGCGCGCACGTGGCCGCGTGCCCAATTCCCGCCAGCCGAAGACCAAGGTGATCGTGACGGCGCTGATGAAATTGACCACCACGAAGCCCGTCACGAAGTTGGCATTGCCCGCATGCCAATCGGGCAGCACCGGTATGATGAAAAAGGCGCAGTTGCTGATGATCTGCATGATGAGGAGCACGGTGCCGCTGTGCGTCATGTTGTAGGTCCAGCCCAGCAGGATCGTGAGGCTCACCATGCTCAGCAGGAATACCGGCCAGGGGTATCCGTCGGGCACGCCCTCGCCCACCAGCAGCATCGGCAGGTACCAGAGCCCCCAAGAGATGCCCACGAGCAGGCAAGAGCGGAAAGCGCTGTAACGCTCTTGCATGCGGGTCACGCAGAATTTCATCCAGGCCGTCTCCTCCACGAAGGCGATGCCGACGATGAACGGCATGTTGTTCAGCAACAGACCAAGGCTGTGAATAAGGCCGCCCGGCCCATTTCCTGCGGCCCACCCAGGCCAACCGTCGATGCCAAGCAGCCAGATCCCGAACACGCCCAAGTAGGTGAATAGGAACTTCCAGCCGAAGGCCAGCGCATACCATTGGGGCCCCACGCGCCATTTGAAGAAGGCGCCGAAGAGGTTGCGGAGCCCGGCGCTGCCCTCAAACCATGCCGTGAGCAGAATGGCGAAGAGCAGCGGTCCGAAGGCCCTGAGACGGAACACATTATGCGCAGTCGGGTCGTCGTGGATGCGGGCCCCCTCCGGAAGATGCCAATCAACGAAGCCGACCACGGCGAATTGGAAGCCGAGCGTGAGTGCCACGAAGGTGAGCACCGGGTAACGGGCAAGGGTGGTTTTCATGCTTCGTGGGCGAAACTAGACGGCTCAAATAGCCTTTGCCGTTAAGGCTGCGC
Coding sequences:
- a CDS encoding amidohydrolase family protein, encoding MRLLLTALFCAPLVIHAQTSAPPSHVRDAALKVFAFTNADLHTDARTVIAKATLLIRDGEVVAAGTGVTIPADAVVRDLSGLHIWPALIEPYSELGLAASTNEERKAENKGARHWNGALRADTRAHELFKADPEKAAKLREQGYGLVIAHRMDGIARGTSSAILLNDEAPAKSIAQPDAAAHFSFRKGSSPENYPSSLMGSIALLRQAVLDARWHEQAASKEADAVLDALAAQLKGRIVTEASDRNDVLRWSRLLGEFQLKAIVKGAGDEYARLPEIKAAGLPLIIPFAQPEAYDVEDPYDALEVSYARLKHWELAIRNAHLLDSAGISFALTTHGRKELKDMWKDLRKLVANGLDSAKAIEKLTAEPARLFGLDQRYGALRPGMRASFIITSDHLLHEKNTIHETWVDGKRFMIDDAAKPKLSGTYDLNLADVILHLEVSGEPGKHEAHVRKPDEPDSMKVKARLEVNGGSVSISWSPKGKPEEITRLNGTVHGGGGVWDGQGQRPGGAWFAWSAVRKADPAKGSKAASGELAGGKRSLKDSLEVKGARAVGAITYPLVGFGWKEAPRPETFIIRNATVWTNTAKGILRNTDVLIHEGRVIAVGEKLDPFALFPGKTKPSVQEVDGTGKHLTCGIVDEHSHIAISRGVNEGSHHITSEVRIGDVVNPDDVNIYRNLAGGVTTIQQLHGSANVIGGQSAVIKLRWGHSADSLLLKDARPRIKFALGENVKQSNWGPSSRFPQTRMGVEQALYDAFHQAREYRAEHERWDALKPKERSGRAAPRRELRMEALAEILRGERDISCHSYVQSEIAMLMHVADSMGFTVNTFTHILEGYKVAQAMKAHGASASTFSDWWAYKQEVNDAIPYNAALLHRHGVNTGINSDDAEMSRRLNQEAAKAVKYGGVSAEEAWKMVTLNPARMLGLDRRIGSIEPGKDADIVLWSAEPLSIDARALKTYVDGVCYFDEAKDREQRAWIAAERDRLVRAMMQAKADGAPTRKAGRERPRLWCCEDLGEDEYLMDEHDGH
- a CDS encoding amidohydrolase family protein; the encoded protein is MLLLCGLHAHAQVPTPAPLQSRSILITGGTVHVGDGKVIDEGAVGFRGGRIDYVGFDYGVKAQYDTVINAKGQHLYPGFIVPDSPLGLIEVEQTRATVDLRDVGQYEPELRSISAYKSDSRVTPTIRSNGVLLAQVAPRGLTIAGTSSVVQLDAWDNDGATVKADDGVFMTWPSAYQRQGWWAEPGETDSEKKDERVKKLEELRQFFRRVKAYAAEKSPAIIDVRMEAMRGLFDGSKALFVRADAAREITEAVQFAKAEGVQRTVIVGGYDAWRVADLLRDNKVDVVLRRTHSLPMRPEDDVDMPYKLPALLKERGIRFCLGYTGDHEHAGGRNLPFTAGTARAHGLSSEDALRAITLDAAAILGLDQRCGSLALGKDATLIVSQGDALDMRGNDVRWAFIQGRRIVLDDHQKQLYRQYQGKLEKGQ
- the trpS gene encoding tryptophan--tRNA ligase — its product is MPRILTGIQSTGTPHLGNVLGAIAPAIAESRKPGNDSFLFIADLHALTQIKDAALLRGNTHSVAAAWLAAGLDTQRTVFYRQSDVPEVTELTWYLSCFFPYSRLALAHSFKDKADRLEDVNGGLFTYPMLMAADILLYDAEVVPVGKDQKQHLEFTRDVAERFNHQMGETLVLPEARIDEQVMLVPGTDGEKMSKSRNNLIRLFAPEKELKQDVMGIVTDSAPLEAPKDPETNNVFKLFKLVAPADAVQAMAEKFRAGGYGYGHAKKELLAALLDGYRTERDTHARLMDDKGDLDARLKEGADKARAVASAVLKRVREKLGY
- a CDS encoding 1-acyl-sn-glycerol-3-phosphate acyltransferase; this translates as MNKAIQAERPKVRDGDSRRSPLPKWLFLPLRLIYKGWFIFVFFSSLVLLYVPFRILLYTPQRYYKAFRLKRIWARYLACASGVPPRIVSKAPLPEPPYVICCNHSSYIDIIQMYNVIPRYFLFIGKYELLKWPLFNMFFKGMNIAVNRNDRGEAARAFRKAAQAIDRGTSIAIFPEGTIPAFTPRMKPFKDGAFKLAIEKQVPIVPVTFIDHWRLFGEPIELLSRARPGIARTVIHAPMSTIGLSDPDVPALRKRVYEVIEGPLLDDDARQARTSRP
- the gatC gene encoding Asp-tRNA(Asn)/Glu-tRNA(Gln) amidotransferase subunit GatC; amino-acid sequence: MKIDEATLDRIAELARLDYSEPAARRAILADMEKVLTFVEKLNEVDTTGVEPLIFMTDEADVLREDLAETTITKKEALMNAPVKDSDYFKVPRVVDKG
- a CDS encoding cation transporter, whose protein sequence is MKTELRVAGMTCEGCAAKVAHLLRQLPGVEEVRVDHAQGLAVIKSRRVVSEADASGALHGTKYQVVLEAGEKEANDMEPFALRTYYPLALVISFITLVSAITSWSHGTIDPMRFMAHFMAGFFIAFSFFKLLDVRGFADSYAGYDLLAMKWKGYGLVYPFIESALGAGYLLVAHAWWLNVATIGVMGFSLLGVLRAVLNKQRIRCACLGTVFNLPMSTVTIAEDALMIAMAALMLVLGA